Part of the Triticum urartu cultivar G1812 chromosome 2, Tu2.1, whole genome shotgun sequence genome, AGCAGGCGACCTCGAGGGTGTGCTCGAGGGCGCGGAACTCGAAGAGGAGCTCGTCGCCCTCGGCGCActggaggaggcggcgctgcagcTCGGCGGCGTACTGGAAGACGTAGTTGTCGAGGGAGTTGAGGAGGAGCACCTCGTCGGCGGTGATGACGCAGCGGATCTGCTCGAGGTTGACGACGATGGCGCGCTCACGGCCAAGGACGGTGGAGGGGTAGATGAAGAGCGGGTCGAGGAGGCGGAGGTCGCGGGCGGGGAGCTCGCAGCGGCGCATCATGGTGGCCTTATCAACCTCGAGCGTCTGCACAGCGCATCATGGCGGATCCAGCTGCGTGTGCCGCCACCGTGCTTCTTGAGGTTGGGCACTTCGAGGCCGGCCGGGAAATCCCGTCATCATGGTCATTGCCGTAGGTGCCAGATGCAGCTCCATCCAGTCGCAGCTCCGAGCCGCGAAACAGAGTAGAAGAGGACGGGGCTCGCGGGATCCGCGGCGGCAAACGGTTGCGGCGTGCTAGGGCTAGGCCTTAGATCTGGTCGAGGCCGTCTGGGTGGAGAGGCAGGGGGCGAGGTGTGGGCGGTAGAACCCTAGGACGACAACCACGACGGGTGGGGGCGGCGAGGTCAGGGCGGTGGAGTGCCTAGGGTGGTGGAAGGGAGGGGCGGCGGGGGAGGAATCGGGAGATGGGGACGAGGGAGGAAGGGTGCGATGGCGGCGAGATCgggaggggggcggcggcggcgaggagatgGGGACAAGGGAGGAAGGGTCGATCTGAGCTAGGGTTTGGGCTGCGGGTGGGGctatctttttttctttttttctgtagatagatggatggatggatgtgggatggagagatggatggatgggcgccatgtcatcgatccgtgggaAGAGTCCTGATTGGTTCGAAAAACCAGTGATTTAAAAAAGTGTCTAAGTACTAAAAATAGAGGGATTTTGTGAAGTAGCTAtcaaaaatattttgcaaaatGGCACCACACAAATTTTCACTAGAGTTAGACCACATTTTATGGATAAGGACCAATTTCTATCCATTTCTGATCTTTCTAGCTATTTTTAatcattttccgagtgcccaaaatgactttttttgtgaaggacctaccatatattagTTGCAAAGTTGTACCAAATCAGTTTTCTAAAATACTatgacatatttaatgcacaattgaccaaatggttgggtgtacaaagttttgatccacctctcacgaaaaagacaaatttccgccgattcaggtggaagcgggtcaaatttaaACTGTAGTTGTCTTGTactttgctctttattttttccaaaaagaatttcaaggtacataagtatctatttaatcagagaaacaccaaaaaaattccaagattcaaccactagctaggaacggtcattcccgccgttttgaccgcgtTTTggaacgggcataaaaaattcaaaaaaattcaaaaaatggggaaaccttcgcattgtgtcattatatgtggccaagttcccaggaaaaataacaaacttgtaatacggcaattattttaaaaaagtgttctcagaaacgagctatcacgtgtggagatcagtggctttcaagccaaatgatgaaacttatggccacattcatggcatagtttgttgaaatgatctcatattgtgcacaagggtgcatgttggaattccaaacaatgttatACTAAGAACAAANNNNNNNNNNNNNNNNNNNNNNNNNNNNNNNNNNNNNNNNNNNNNNNNNNNNNNNNNNNNNNNNNNNNNNNNNNNNNNNNNNNNNNNNNNNNNNNNNNNNNNNNNNNNNNNNNNNNNNNNNNNNNNNNNNNNNNNNNNNNNNNNNNNNNNNNNNNNNNNNNNNNNNNNNNNNNNNNNNNNNNNNNNNNNNNNNNNNNNNNNNNNNNNNNNNNNNNNNNNNNNNNNNNNNNNNNNNNNNNNNNNNNNNNNNNNNNNNNNNNNNNNNNNNNNNNNNNNNNNNNNNNNNNNNNNNNNNNNNNNNNNNNNNNNNNNNNNNNNNNNNNNNNNNNNNNNNNNNNNNNNNNNNNNNNNNNNNNNNNNNNNNNNNNNNNNNNNNNNNNNNNNNNNNNNNNNNNNNNNNNNNNNNNNNNNNNNNNNNNNNNNNNNNNNNNNNNNNNNNNNNNNNNNNNNNNNNNNNNNNNNNNNNNNNNNNNNNNNNNNNNNNNNNNNNNNNNNNNNNNNNNNNNNNNNNNNNNNNNNNNNNNNNNNNNNNNNNNNNNNNNNNNNNNNNNNNNNNNNNNNNNNNNNNNNNNNNNNNNNNNNNNNNNNNNNNNNNNNNNNNNNNNNNNNNNNNNNNNNNNNNNNNNNNNNNNNNNNNNNNNNNNNNNNNNNNNNNNNNNNNNNNNNNNNNNNNNNNNNNNNNNNNNNNNNNNNNNNNNNNNNNNNNNNNNNNNNNNNNNNNNNNNNNNNNNNNNNNNNNNNNNNNNNNNNNNNNNNNNNNNNNNNNNNNNNNNNNNNNNNNNNNNNNNNNNNNNNNNNNNNNNNNNNNNNNNNNNNNNNNNNNNNNNNNNNNNNNNNNNNNNNNNNNNNNNNNNNNNNNNNNNNNNNNNNNNNNNNNNNNNNNNNNNNNNNNNNNNNNNNNNNNNNNNNNNNNNNNNNNNNNNNNNNNNNNNNNNNNNNNNNNNNNNNNNNNNNNNNNNNNNNNNNNNNNNNNNNNNNNNNNNNNNNNNNNNNNNNNNNNTGGgtctgggggggggggggggggctgcaAGCTTCAAATTGGGGCATGGGTTAGTGGAGTGGGTGCACTAGGATGCCACTGGTACAACTTGGGAGGCGGGGATGCACGCACTCGAGCTAATCTTGCCGGAGCCCGAAGCGGATCGGCGCGGCTGGAGTCGGGGAAGAAGGCCTCCCCGAGGTCTTCCTAGTATCTAGGCGGGGCTCTGGTGAGGTGGAGGTGTGGTGCAGCGtcgaaggcacgctcgagggccCCTTTTATAGCAGATCCGAGGCGGTTGCCGTGAACGGGATAACTCCGGTGGTGATTACGGCGGGGCAGTGGCTGAACGGGGTTTTTAGGCGGTTGGGCATCAACGTGCGGGTCTACTGGTTCCATCCAGAGGTTGAACTTGGAAAAACTTGGGCATCACTCCACGTTCTTCAACGGAACGGCTCACAGGCACGCCGGCGGCAAAGAGCGCACTATGCGCCTCTCAGGCCACGGCGACCGTGCCGCAGCGTGCATAGGGGAGGGGCGGCCACGCGGAGGCCTCGGGTGGCTTGGGCGGTGCTGGACGGCGCCATTCCACGCCAAGCCTCTCTGACGGCCGCAACGGGCGTTGCTGTCACCGCTCACGGGGGCGATGCACCCCGGCCAGCTCACCACCGACGCTCGCGCCCGTCCAAGTGATCGAGCGGCGCACTGGATAAGAAGGAGAAGTAGTGCGCAAGGTGCCAACTCGGGCACTAGCGAGATTGACGCTGCGCTCTAAAGAAATGCACTGTCGACACAAACTAGACACTGAGCTCTAAAACTTTACTGAATTTGAACAGCAACAGTGCATGCCAACTGTTCGATGAAATGATTTTGGCATGTGGGAAATTTTTCTAGAGCTGATCTTTGGTGAGGTGGTCTCTTGATGTATCTGGAGGCTGCATGAATTATCTCAGATTTTTAGGAGAAGCAAAAGTATGAATTTCACCCAAaatggcaaatctggtccaaacttgcagtgggcaaattttgaaaattttgaactgTGGGCCAGTGGATCTTGATGGATCTTGGTTGAGGGTGCTAAGGACTATCAAAAGAAATTTATTTGGGATCAAGATTCAAAGGAAAATTGGTAGTTCCTTTGTAAACCACCAAAGTCAAAGTAAATGACAGAAATTGATTTTGAGGGcaaaataaatagaaataaaattTTAAAGAGGTTGAGACTTGCTGGAATAAGATGCTTGGCTTGACTCAAAGTGAGTAGATAGTTTTGGAAGAAAAATTTTCTTCATAGGCCATGGCAAGAGGATATTTTTTTGAAAGAGGAAGAATAAATCCAAGAGTTTTAATGGAATTCTTTTTAATGAAAAGTATTGCAAAAACCTTCCAATGTTATTTGTGTTGAGCCAACATAAGATGAAAAACCCTAAAGGCCAAAGATCAAGATTTGGGATGAATCCAGACAAAAATACTTGTCATAAAATAAAAGTTTTTAAACGGGAGAGTCCTTTAGAAAAATTTTAAATAACCCCTTTCAAAACAAATGGAGAATTTGGTAAAACCAAGGCAAAATTTTTGGAGTGTtacaacacctacccccttaggaaaaatatcgtccccgagatttcagcttATCCTCAAATAGGTGTGGGTAATCTGCCCGGTAtcgcttcatcctcggtgtgattgctccactgaaccttgAAAAACTTAATTGTTTTCTAATGGGTCCTCCTTTCAGACTCTTCTAATATTTTTATTGGACGTTCCCTGTAGGTGATTTCTGGTTGCACGTCAATGCTCTCATGTGACACGTGCTTCTCTGGGTTGCTTACGCATTTCCTTAACTGtgagacgtggaacacgtcgtggacGTCTGATAGCTCTTTGGGTAGGTCTAGCTGGTATGCTACTGTGCCTCTCCGTGCAACCAAACAGAAGGGTCCAATAAATCTTGGTGCTAGCTTTCCTTTAACTTTGAACCATTGCAGGCCCCTCATAGGAGATACTCGTAAATACACATAATCACCGGGTTCAAAGCTGACTTCACGATGTTTTCGATCGTAACAACTCTATTGTCGGCTTTGAGCTGTCTTGAGCCGGTCCCTGATTTGTCTAACTTTCTCTTCAGCCCCcttgagcatgtctgggccgaagatacgACTGTCTCCTGTTTCTGACCAATTTAATGGGGTACGACATCTTCGcccgtacaaggcttcaaaaggtgccatttgTAGACTGGATTGGTATctgttgttgtatgcgaactcggcatatggcaagctttcttcccaactggttccataggtgaggacacatgctctcagcatgtcctctAGAATTTGGTTCACAcattcagtttgtccatcagtctGGGGGTGGTATGCTGTACTGAATGATAGTTGagttcccagtcacgacgttgtaaaacgacggccagtgaattgtaatacgactcactatagggcgaattcgagctcggtacccggggatcctctagagtcgacctgcaggcatgcaagcttctGAGCGGTGTGGGttgtctttactgggatgaaatgtgccaccttggttgTTCTATctgtgatgacccatatggcatcatttccctgttgtgaccgaggtagtccgacaataaaatccatcccaatttcgtcccatttccactcaggtatccTGTTTGGTTGTAATAGTCCCGCTGGTTTTTGATGCTCGGCTTTAatgcgttgacaagaatcgcaacatgcaaTGAAGGTGGCTATAT contains:
- the LOC125535019 gene encoding magnesium transporter MRS2-B-like, whose protein sequence is MELHLAPTTLEVDKATMMRRCELPARDLRLLDPLFIYPSTVLGRERAIVVNLEQIRCVITADEVLLLNSLDNYVFQYAAELQRRLLQCAEGDELLFEFRALEHTLEVACSFLDAFIRVACSFFEFRALALEVAWSFLELSQNRAMFPLFESCINALFPAIL